The following is a genomic window from Citrifermentans bemidjiense Bem.
CCAGACCTTCTCCGGGCGGACCCTGAGGAAGAGGAGCCCGCAGAACGTGTATGAAGAGGTGCGCTGGATCAAGGAGAACCTCCCCCAGGTGAAGGAGATCTCCTTCGACGACGACACCTTCACCGCCGACCGCGAGCACGCCAAGGCGATTGCCCGGGCCATCAAGCCGCTCAACGTCTCCTGGGTGATCAACGCGCGGGCCAACTGCGACTACGAGACGCTCAAGGAGTTGCGCGACGCCGGGATGCACCACGTGGTGGTCGGCTACGAGACGGGGAACGAGCAGATCCTGAAGAACATCAAGAAAGGGGTCACCAAGGCGCAGGCCATCGAGTTCACCCGCAACTGCCACAAGCTCGGCCTCACCATACATGGCGCTTTCGTGCTGGGGCTCCCCGGGGAGACCAGGGAGACCATCAAGGAGACCATCGCCTACGCCATAGATCTCAACCTCACCTCGATCCAGGTCTCGCTCGCCTCCCCCTATCCCGGCACCGAGTTCTACGATATGGCGCTCAAGGAGGGGTGGATCGCCTCGGACAGCTTCCTGGATGCCAGCGGGCACCAGAAATGCGTCATCAACTATCCCGACCTCTCCAATAAGGAGATCTTCGACGCGGTCGAACTCTTCTACAACAAGTTCTATTTCCGCCCCCGTTACATCGCGCGCAGCCTCTTCAGCATGCTGGTCGACTCCGCCCAGCGCAAGAAGCTTCTCAAGGAGGGGGCGCAGTACCTAAGCTACATGAGAAAGCGCAAGCAGACCTGCGCCTAGGAAGTCGATGAAAGAGCTAGTGATCAACGCGGACGACTTCGGTCTTTCCAATGGCGCCAACGAGGGCGTCTATCGGGGGTGGGAGGACGGGGTACTGACCAGCGCCTCGCTCATGGTCGGGGGGGACGCCTTCGACGAGGCTGTGGCGTACG
Proteins encoded in this region:
- the hpnJ gene encoding hopanoid biosynthesis associated radical SAM protein HpnJ, with the protein product MKPLFLNPPTFEDFDGGAGARYQASREVTSFWFPGWLTYPAGMIPGARVVDAPVQRLDLDACLKIAKEFDMVVMYTSTPTLAIDVETARRVKAQNPATVTVLTGPHVSVLPEESLRFAAGAVDIVCRGEFDYSTKELCEGKPRAEVEGISFLQDGKVVHTKDRPPIADLDSLPFASQVYHRDLPIDEYVIPHFRHPYVSIYASRGCPSRCIYCLWPQTFSGRTLRKRSPQNVYEEVRWIKENLPQVKEISFDDDTFTADREHAKAIARAIKPLNVSWVINARANCDYETLKELRDAGMHHVVVGYETGNEQILKNIKKGVTKAQAIEFTRNCHKLGLTIHGAFVLGLPGETRETIKETIAYAIDLNLTSIQVSLASPYPGTEFYDMALKEGWIASDSFLDASGHQKCVINYPDLSNKEIFDAVELFYNKFYFRPRYIARSLFSMLVDSAQRKKLLKEGAQYLSYMRKRKQTCA